A region of Paraburkholderia sp. BL23I1N1 DNA encodes the following proteins:
- a CDS encoding LysR family transcriptional regulator: MRFKGLDLNLLVALDALMTERNLTAAARSINLSQPAMSAAVARLRAYFCDELFTMRGRELVPTPRAEGLAAPIREALVHIQLSVISRDVFNPAKSDRRFRIILSDFMAVVFFRKIVERIAREAPAVGFELLPLADDPDEVLRRGEADFLILPELFMSSAHPKAKLFEETLVCVGCRTNKQLSGQLTFERYMSMGHVSVRFGRTRRPSIDEWFLLEHGLKRRNEVIVQSFSMIPPMLINTDRIGTMPFRLAKHFEKTMPLRIVELPLPLPAFTEAVQWSALHSSDPASNWMREIILQEASRMVAPRETTRRPIHPG, encoded by the coding sequence ATGCGTTTCAAGGGCCTCGATCTAAATCTCCTCGTCGCGCTCGATGCTCTGATGACCGAGCGTAACCTCACCGCGGCGGCACGCAGCATCAACCTGAGCCAGCCGGCCATGAGCGCGGCCGTCGCCCGGCTACGCGCCTATTTCTGCGATGAACTGTTTACGATGAGGGGCCGGGAACTTGTCCCCACACCGCGTGCTGAAGGGCTCGCTGCTCCAATCCGCGAGGCTCTGGTGCACATCCAGCTCTCCGTTATTTCCCGGGACGTCTTCAACCCGGCCAAATCGGATCGCCGCTTCAGGATCATCCTTTCCGATTTCATGGCAGTCGTATTTTTTCGAAAGATCGTGGAGCGTATTGCACGGGAAGCTCCCGCCGTCGGCTTCGAATTGCTACCACTTGCCGATGACCCCGATGAGGTTCTCCGGCGCGGCGAAGCCGATTTTCTTATCTTGCCGGAATTGTTCATGTCGAGCGCGCATCCTAAAGCGAAGCTGTTCGAGGAGACACTCGTGTGCGTAGGCTGCCGCACGAACAAGCAGCTATCAGGGCAGCTTACATTCGAGAGATACATGTCGATGGGGCACGTTTCGGTCAGGTTCGGACGTACGCGGCGGCCCTCCATCGACGAGTGGTTTTTGCTTGAGCACGGTCTCAAGAGACGGAACGAGGTCATCGTGCAGAGCTTTAGCATGATCCCGCCTATGCTAATAAACACTGACCGTATAGGGACGATGCCCTTCAGGCTGGCCAAGCATTTCGAAAAAACGATGCCTCTGCGGATCGTCGAACTTCCGCTGCCACTGCCCGCATTCACCGAGGCCGTCCAATGGTCTGCCCTTCACAGCAGTGATCCGGCAAGCAACTGGATGCGGGAGATAATATTGCAGGAGGCGTCACGCATGGTTGCTCCGCGTGAGACCACGCGAAGACCAATCCACCCAGGTTAG
- a CDS encoding IS110 family transposase encodes MDKITRVGVDLAKNIMQIHAVDGAGHVVVRKAIARERFMSWFANLEPCLVAMEACSAAHYWARKLRALGHDVRLIPPQFVAPYRKGGVHVKNDALDAEATCEAASRPHMRFVPVKSAAQQSVLVLHRMRTGFVEERTALVNRLRGLLVEFGVFLPQGINQLRKHFVERIEDGNNELAGPARQALMRGWAQWQSLDDEIAWFDRQIAEHASHDPQARRCMDVCGVGRLTASAAVATIVDAQQFKNGRQMAAWLGIVPRQKSSGGKQRLGRITKQGSDYLRTLLFQGARSAVLTAHHRQDRLSCWIVQLRARVGYSKTLVAVANKHARILWAVLAKGERFDPSHAPARTGGAAGA; translated from the coding sequence ATGGACAAGATTACTCGTGTTGGTGTGGATCTGGCGAAGAACATCATGCAGATTCATGCGGTCGACGGCGCCGGCCATGTCGTGGTACGCAAGGCGATTGCGCGCGAGCGATTCATGAGCTGGTTTGCCAATCTGGAACCGTGCCTGGTTGCGATGGAGGCATGCAGCGCGGCGCACTACTGGGCACGCAAGCTGCGCGCGCTCGGGCACGACGTGCGCCTGATTCCACCGCAGTTTGTCGCTCCCTACCGCAAGGGCGGCGTTCACGTAAAGAACGATGCACTCGATGCCGAAGCGACCTGCGAAGCGGCGAGCCGCCCCCACATGCGTTTCGTGCCGGTCAAGTCAGCCGCACAGCAAAGCGTCCTGGTGCTGCATCGCATGCGCACGGGATTTGTGGAGGAGCGCACCGCACTGGTGAACCGGTTGCGCGGCCTGCTGGTCGAGTTCGGCGTGTTCCTGCCGCAAGGTATCAACCAGTTGCGCAAGCATTTCGTCGAGCGCATTGAGGATGGCAACAACGAGCTGGCAGGGCCGGCGCGCCAGGCCCTGATGCGCGGCTGGGCACAATGGCAGTCGCTGGACGACGAAATCGCCTGGTTTGACAGACAGATCGCCGAGCACGCCAGTCACGACCCGCAGGCGCGGCGTTGCATGGACGTATGTGGCGTGGGCCGGCTGACGGCATCGGCCGCGGTGGCGACCATCGTGGACGCGCAGCAATTCAAGAACGGCCGGCAGATGGCCGCATGGCTGGGCATCGTGCCCCGGCAAAAGAGCAGTGGCGGCAAGCAACGGCTCGGGCGCATCACCAAACAGGGAAGCGACTATCTGCGAACCCTGCTGTTTCAGGGCGCACGCTCCGCAGTCCTCACCGCTCACCACCGCCAGGACCGGCTCTCTTGCTGGATCGTCCAGCTTCGGGCTCGCGTGGGCTACAGCAAGACGCTGGTCGCGGTAGCCAACAAGCACGCGCGTATCCTTTGGGCGGTGCTGGCCAAGGGAGAACGATTCGATCCGTCCCACGCGCCCGCTCGCACTGGTGGGGCGGCGGGCGCGTGA